Genomic window (Candidatus Desulfofervidus auxilii):
AGTGGTGGTGCCCCTTTACCACCAAATTTGGCTTATAAGTATTTTAATCTTGGCATTCCCCTTTTGCAGGGATGGGGGATGAGTGAACTTGCTCCGGTTGGTAGTATATTACCTTATAGTAAATGGCGTTTTTATTTTACTCATTTTTATGAAAAAAGGATAGCCTCTATTGGACCACCATTAGATGGACTTAAGATGGAACTCATTGATGTGCCAGAAAAGGGGCTTTATATCAATCTGGGAGAAAAGGAAGGAGAATTGATTGTCTCTGGGCCAATGTTAACACCAGGTTATTATAAAGATGAAAAGGCTAATCAAAAGGTCTTTATAGAAGTTAATGGAGAAATTTGGTTTAAAACAGGGGACATAGGAAAAAAAGATGAAGAGGGCAATTTTTATATTACAGGTCGTTCAAAATATGTTATTGTTACTTCAGAAGGGAAAAATGTCCATCCTGAAGAGATAGAAGAGGTATTGGATCAAAGTCCACTCATTCAGGAATCACTTGTTTTAGGACATAAAGATCATAAAGGAGAGAAAATTGTAGCTATCATTGCCCCTCACACAGAAAATCTAAAACAATATTTAAAAGAATTAAATCTTGCTTTTAATTGGGAAAATATTTATGAAGTCATTTATAAAGAAATGCAAAAACAATTAAAGAATATTGCAAACTATAAATGGCCTTCTGATTTTGCTATCACTGATTATAATGAAGAAAAAGAAGAATTTGAAACTTTTGAAAAAACAACTACTTTAAAAATTAAAAGAGATTTATATAAATTTTCCCTTTTTGATAGTTATCAAACCCTTAAAAAGGGTGGTTGGAGAAAGATATTTTTTAAAAGATTATAATTTTACCCCCATTTAAGAGCAATTGCTTCAAGCTCCTTGATTTTATCTCTCAAAATAGCTGCCCTTTCAAATTCTAAAGCCTCTGCAGCAGCATACATTTCTTTTTTTAAACGGGCAATCTCTTGATCAAGTTCTTCACGACTATGATATTCTATTTCAGGCTCTTTAATCAAACCTACCTCAGTATAATCTGCTTCATAAATAGAAGTGATAATATCATCTATTTTCTTTTTAATAGTGGCTGGAGTAATATTATGTTTTTTATTGTATTCTTCTTGAATCTTTCTTCTCCTTTCTGTCTCAATTATTGCCAAACGCATAGATTGAGTTATTTCATTGGCATAAAAGATTACTTCTCCATGTACATTTCTGGCAGCCCTTCCACAAGTTTGGATTAAAGAACGTTGAGAACGCAAAAAACCTTCTTTATCTGCATCTAAGATAGCTACTAAAGATACTTCAGGCAAATCAAGCCCCTCTCTTAGTAAGTTTATTCCAATTAATACATCAAATTCCCCTTTTCTTAAATCTCTAATAATTTGCACCCTTTCTAATGTATCAATATCTGAATGCATATATTTAACCCTTATACCTAAATTGGCATAGTATTCAGTTAAATCTTCAGCCATCCTTTTTGTTAAAGTAGTAACAAGCACACGTTCACCCCTTGCTGCTCGTTTTTTAATCTCACTTAATAAATCATCTACTTGATTATTTGCTGGTCTGACATGAATCTTTGGATCCATCAGACCTGTAGGTCTAATGATCTGTTCTATCACTCGCCCTTTTGCCTTTTTTAACTCATAATCCCCTGGGGTAGCTGAAACATAGATTACCTGATTGATTCTTTCCTCAAACTCTTCAAAATTTAAAGGACGATTATCTAAAGCTGAAGGCAAACGCCAGCCATATTCAACCAAAGTCTCTTTACGAGAACGATCTCCAACATACATTCCTCTGATTTGAGGCACTGTAATGTGGCTCTCATCAATAAAAAGAAGATAATCATCAGGAAAATAGTCAAGCAATGTATATGGAGGTTCTCCAGGAGCACGTCCATCTAAATAGCGGGCATAATTTTCAATGCCATGACAATAACCCAGTTCTGCCATCATCTCTAAATCAAAAAGAGTACGCTCACGAATACGTTGTGCTTCTATTAAGCGGTTTTGTTTTAAGAAAAATTCAACTCTTTCTTCCATTTCTTTTTTAATCGCTTCAATTATATCAATAAGACTACCTCCTTCAGCTAAATAATGAGTAGCAGGATGAAGGATAACCTCACTTACCCTTTGCCTTGTTTTCCCTCTTAAAGGGTCAATAAGATAAATAGCTTCAACCATATCATCAAAAAATTCTATTCTTACTGCTTCATCCTCTTCATAAGCAGGAAATATTTCTATACGCTCACCACGCACACGAAAGGTGCCACGTTTAAATTCAATGTCATTACGTTGATATTGCATATCTATCAATTTTCTTATAACTGTATCACGATCCCTTTGCTCTCCTTCTACCAAAATCAGATGATGTGCATGATAAGCCTTAGGAGAACCAAGCCCATAAATGCATGATACACTAGCTACAATAATGACATCTCTTCTGGTTAAAAGGGCATGAGTTGCCCTGTGACGTAAACGATCAATTGTATCATTAATAGAAGCATCTTTAGCAATATAAGTATCTGTTTCTGGAATGTATGCCTCTGGCTGATAATAATCATAATAACTTACAAAAAATTCTACTGCATTTTCCGGGAAAAGCCTTTTAAATTCTCCATAAAGTTGTGCAGCCAAAGCCTTATTTGGAGCAATCACTAGAGTAGGTTTTTGTACCTGAGCAATGATATTGGCCATGGTAAAGGTTTTGCCAGAACCAGTTACTCCTAAAAGGACTTGATGCTTTATCCCTTTTTTTATCCCTTCTACTAAGGCAGAAATTGCCTTTGGTTGATCACCTTTTGGTTTGAAATCAGAAACAAGTTTAAACATAAATTTAAAAAATTTTATCGCAAAAAAGGGATTTGGCAAGATTAAAGGGTCAGTATATTTTTACATTAAAACTTTAAGTTGATATGAAAAATAAAGTTTAATCCCTTTCTCCTCAATATATTTCCTTACTTGAGGAGAAGCTTGATAAGTAACTACAACAAAAAGCCTCTCTCCAGGAAATAAATGCTCTATTCGAGAAAGCTTTTTAAGAAAAAGATCTATATCTCTTTTCTTAAGCTGTGTCTTACACTCACCGAGTATCCAAATTGAACTTCCATCCTTTTTCCCTCTACCTAAAAGATTTATTTCCTCATAACGATTTGGAGAAATTTCTATAAAATCTCTTTTTATCTCCTCTATCTCTATACCAAAATCTCTTTTAATTAGCTCTGGAAGACCTAAGTAGGCTCTGTCCTCAAGAATATATCCAACTGTATGAGATAGTCCTCCAAGCTCCTCCCTTGTCTTTTTGTGTTCGCCTATAAGTTTCCTAAGCTCCTCCTCTGTCTTTTTCTGTGCCTCTGCCAACTCATTTAGCCTTATCTCTGTCTTTTTCTGTGCCTCTGCCAACTCATTTAGCCTTATCTCTGTCTTTTTCTGTGCCTCTGCTAATTCATTTACTCTTGCCTCTGTCTTTTTCTGTGCCTCTGCTAGCTCTTGAACCGCTGTTTCTAGTCTGCCAATCCTTCTCTCTGATTCTTCTTGAGCCTTCGTTAACCTCTCTATTGCTTCCCATACCCTTTGAAAACTTTCCTCAGTCTTTTTTGCAAACTCTAAAAATTCCTTCCTTGTTATAGATTCTTCCCTTTGTTTCTCTACTTCTTCTAAAAGCGCAATCAAAACTTCCCTTATAGTAGGATCAACCGCTTCCAATCTCTTTATCAACTCTATACTAAATGGCACAATTACCTCCTTTAACAAAACTAAATCTTTTTAATTAATATGTCAAATACCAGTGATTTAAGATTCGGAAAATAATGCCTTTTCTACTAATTCACATATAATATGACCTATCATAATGTGAGCTTCTTGAATACGTGGGGTATCTTTTGAAGGAACCTTTATTAAATATTTACATAAACCATCAAATTTTCCGCCACCTTTCCCAGTCATTCCTACTGTTATCATACCAATCTCATTGGCAGTTTCTAAAGCCCTTATTACATTTTTAGACATACCAGAAGTAGATATTCCAACTAAAATATCTCCTTTTTTGCCTTTTGCTTTTATCAATCTTGAAAAAACTTCATCATAAGAATAATCATTTGCCACTGCTGTTAGGTATGATGTATTTACATGAAGGGCTTCAGCAAAAAGGGGTGCCCTTTCAAGATAAAATTTCCCTGACAATTCTGCTGCTAAATGCTGGGCATCTGCAGCACTGCCTCCGTTTCCACAAAAAAATACCTTTCCATCATTTTTAAATGTATTTATCATAATCTCTGCAACTTCTTTAATTATATTAAGTAGGCTTTTATCTTCCAAAATCATCTTTTTAATATTTATTGAATCATTTATAGCTCTTGTAATGGTTTCTAGCATAAAACCTCCAAATTTACATTGTTTTTATTTTTAATTTATCACCAGGATGAATAAGAGGAGATTGAAGATTATTTAAAAGCATAATTTCTTTTGGAGTAGTTTTAAAACGGCGTGCAATGTCCCAAAGTGTATCACCTTTTTTCACTTTATAAATAATAATCTTTGTAACAATAGGAATAATCAATTGATCACCAGGTTGAAGATAACCTTTAATTTTATTCAATTTTTTTAAATGATTAATAGAAACATTAAAAAGTCGTGCAATGTCCCATAAAGTATCACCAGATTTTACTGTATAAATTATTTTTAATTTACCACTTTTTTCATCTTTTTCTACATAAACTCGCTTACGCGGTTCACCATAAGGAATAAGTAATTTTTGACCTGGTCTAAGCAAATAGGGAGGTGAAAGATTGTTTAATTTTGCAATAAAATGAATATATTTACGACTTTTCTTAGCAATTTCCCAAAGTGTATCTCCAGATTTTACTGTATAAATATAAAAATGTGGAAAAATTTCTGTTGTCTCTATCTGAGCTTGAAGGGCAGCTGTTACTATTTCTATTTTTTCTTTAGGAACTCGTAAAAAATAGGGATAAGGTGGTGTAAAAGGGCGCTTTAAAGCAGGATTTAACATTTTTAATTTACTTAATTTTATACCTGTATCCTGAGCTAAAGTAAAAAGATCAGCTAAACCTGTTGTAGTCACTTTTTCGTAATTCCATGGGATTTCGGATTCTATATTAAAACCATATTTTTTTGGATTTTTAGCAATAGTTATAATAGCTAACCACTTAGGCACGTAATTCTTTGTTTCAAGTTTCATCTCTTTAGCTTTTTTAATAAGACACCAATAATCTTTTGTTTTATATTTTTTCAAAAGTCTTTGAATAATACCATGTCCAGCATTATAAGCAGCAGCAGCCAAATACCAGTCAT
Coding sequences:
- a CDS encoding chordopoxvirus fusion protein: MPFSIELIKRLEAVDPTIREVLIALLEEVEKQREESITRKEFLEFAKKTEESFQRVWEAIERLTKAQEESERRIGRLETAVQELAEAQKKTEARVNELAEAQKKTEIRLNELAEAQKKTEIRLNELAEAQKKTEEELRKLIGEHKKTREELGGLSHTVGYILEDRAYLGLPELIKRDFGIEIEEIKRDFIEISPNRYEEINLLGRGKKDGSSIWILGECKTQLKKRDIDLFLKKLSRIEHLFPGERLFVVVTYQASPQVRKYIEEKGIKLYFSYQLKVLM
- a CDS encoding D-sedoheptulose 7-phosphate isomerase, with the protein product MLETITRAINDSINIKKMILEDKSLLNIIKEVAEIMINTFKNDGKVFFCGNGGSAADAQHLAAELSGKFYLERAPLFAEALHVNTSYLTAVANDYSYDEVFSRLIKAKGKKGDILVGISTSGMSKNVIRALETANEIGMITVGMTGKGGGKFDGLCKYLIKVPSKDTPRIQEAHIMIGHIICELVEKALFSES
- a CDS encoding LysM peptidoglycan-binding domain-containing protein translates to MGNVLKILLCGILLFSCAPHQRKSKKPLQEKIPKVKKEEIKPHLKKPVVQAKKITVISQSIKKVPTIPIVLNERVKAYLYYYTHTSKGRSSLKKHFTLARYYKQMMEKILVKEGLPRELFYLVFIESGFDNHAYSPSHACGPWQFIATTAYQYGLKIDEWVDERKDPELATKAAAAYLKDLYNQFNDWYLAAAAYNAGHGIIQRLLKKYKTKDYWCLIKKAKEMKLETKNYVPKWLAIITIAKNPKKYGFNIESEIPWNYEKVTTTGLADLFTLAQDTGIKLSKLKMLNPALKRPFTPPYPYFLRVPKEKIEIVTAALQAQIETTEIFPHFYIYTVKSGDTLWEIAKKSRKYIHFIAKLNNLSPPYLLRPGQKLLIPYGEPRKRVYVEKDEKSGKLKIIYTVKSGDTLWDIARLFNVSINHLKKLNKIKGYLQPGDQLIIPIVTKIIIYKVKKGDTLWDIARRFKTTPKEIMLLNNLQSPLIHPGDKLKIKTM
- the uvrB gene encoding excinuclease ABC subunit UvrB, which produces MFKLVSDFKPKGDQPKAISALVEGIKKGIKHQVLLGVTGSGKTFTMANIIAQVQKPTLVIAPNKALAAQLYGEFKRLFPENAVEFFVSYYDYYQPEAYIPETDTYIAKDASINDTIDRLRHRATHALLTRRDVIIVASVSCIYGLGSPKAYHAHHLILVEGEQRDRDTVIRKLIDMQYQRNDIEFKRGTFRVRGERIEIFPAYEEDEAVRIEFFDDMVEAIYLIDPLRGKTRQRVSEVILHPATHYLAEGGSLIDIIEAIKKEMEERVEFFLKQNRLIEAQRIRERTLFDLEMMAELGYCHGIENYARYLDGRAPGEPPYTLLDYFPDDYLLFIDESHITVPQIRGMYVGDRSRKETLVEYGWRLPSALDNRPLNFEEFEERINQVIYVSATPGDYELKKAKGRVIEQIIRPTGLMDPKIHVRPANNQVDDLLSEIKKRAARGERVLVTTLTKRMAEDLTEYYANLGIRVKYMHSDIDTLERVQIIRDLRKGEFDVLIGINLLREGLDLPEVSLVAILDADKEGFLRSQRSLIQTCGRAARNVHGEVIFYANEITQSMRLAIIETERRRKIQEEYNKKHNITPATIKKKIDDIITSIYEADYTEVGLIKEPEIEYHSREELDQEIARLKKEMYAAAEALEFERAAILRDKIKELEAIALKWG